A portion of the Chloroflexota bacterium genome contains these proteins:
- a CDS encoding transposase yields the protein MVQAIAVAPGELAQAAVSDVVWEQANALIQAHDPQPRVGRRRTSQRQILVAIAYRELTGCGWNQLPRELGDDSTVHRTYKRWQRLGILDGLLATLSLDRAGYRAPA from the coding sequence ATGGTCCAAGCAATCGCCGTTGCGCCTGGGGAGCTGGCGCAGGCGGCCGTATCTGACGTGGTCTGGGAACAGGCCAACGCGCTGATCCAGGCGCACGATCCGCAGCCGCGTGTTGGGCGGCGGCGGACCAGCCAGCGACAGATTCTCGTCGCGATTGCCTACCGCGAGCTGACCGGCTGCGGCTGGAACCAGCTGCCGCGCGAGCTGGGCGACGACAGTACCGTGCACCGCACGTACAAGCGGTGGCAGCGGCTCGGGATTCTGGACGGGCTGCTGGCGACGCTGAGCCTCGACCGAGCGGGGTACCGCGCGCCGGCCTGA